TCCCGCGGCGAACCGATCCGGGTCATCGGTGACGACGACCCGTCGGTGTGTATCCGCCGGCACCTGCAGTTCACCCTCGCCGACCTGGTACACCGCCTGTACGGCCCGCTGCACGCGCAGCACAGCGGTGACTTCACGGACGTCTTCCTCCCGGAACGGCCGGCCGACTTCAGCCGACTGCGGGACATCCTCGACTCCACCCATCAGGCGGGCGGGACACTGCTGTCCGGCTGCACCAGCCAGACGCCCGGCCTCGGCGCGCTCTCGGTGCGCTACGGCTCGGACAAGTGGGCCAGTTTCCACTGGTACACGCAGCACTACGAGAACCACTTCGCCCGGTACCGCGACCGCCCGGTGCGCATCCTGGAGATCGGCATCGGCGGCTACGCGGGTGCCCTGGGCGGCCCGTCGCTGAAGATGTGGAAGCGCTACTTCCACCGTGGCATGGTCTACGGCCTCGATCTGTTCGACAAGTCCGCACTGGACCAGGACCGGCTCAAGGCGCTCACCGGCGACCAGGGCGACGCCGAAGCCCTGCGTGAACTGGCCGAGGAACACGGTCCGTTCGACATCGTCATCGACGACGGCAGCCACGAGAACGAGCATGTGCGCGTCTCGTTCGACGCGCTCTTCCCGTATGTGCAGCCCGGCGGGCTGTACGTGATCGAGGATCTGCAGACGTCGTACTGGCCACGGTTCGGCGGCACCCCGGGGCCGACGACCGCGCCGGACACCTCCATGGGGCTGCTCAAGCGGCTGCTCGACGACATCCACTACGCGGAGTTCGCCCCGAAACCCGACGAGCCCCGCACGATCACCCAGTCGGAGGTGATCGGCGTGCACACCTACCACAACATCGCCTTCATCGAGAAGGGCGTGAACGGCGAGACCAGCATCCCCGCCTGGATGGACGACGAGGCGTGGAAGGCCCTGGGCGCGATCACCCCGGAAGAAGGGCGCGAGGAGGCGCAGTCACGATGACCGTCACGACCGGTCCAGCCGCCGTGCACACGGAGGAGACCGCCGAGCTGCTGACGCAGCTGCGCGAGTATCTCGCTCCGGTGCCGCCGCAACTGAGCATGCCGCCGCGGGCGTTCACCGATCCCGGCCTGTACGAACTGGAACGCGAGCGGATCTTCCACCGTTCCTGGGTACTGGTGGGCCACGCAGACCAGTTCGCGTCGCCCGGGGACTACGTGGCCCTGGACGTCGCCGGCGAGGCCGTCCTCGTGGCCCGTGCCACGGACGGCGCCCTGCACGCCACCTCACCCGTCTGTCGGCACCGGCTGATGCCGCTGGTCGAGAAGGGGCAGGGCAACGCCAAGGACCTCACGTGCCCGTACCACCTGTGGCGGTACGACATGGACGGCCGGCTCATCGCCGCGACCCACATGCGCGGCAATCCCGACTTCGACCCGGCGTCGTGCCGGCTCCCCGGCTTCGCCGTCGAGGAGTGGCACGGCTTCGTCTACGTCAACCTCGACCCGCACGCACGGCCCCTCGCCCCGGAACTGACCGTCGTCGAGACGGAGATGGAGAACTACCGGCTCGACGACATGGTCCAGATCTCCACCTGGACCGAGGACTGGCACTGCAACTGGAAGGTGGCCGTGGAGAACGGCCACGAGAACTACCACGCCATCGGCTTCCACCCCGAGACCGTCAAGCCCCTGATGACCGGCGGCATCGATATGCGGGTGCACTTCGACTCACCCGTGGTCTCGCGGCTGCTGAGCCCTGCGGGCAACCCCGTGCAGCCGACCGTGCTGCCGCTCACCGAGGAAGAGCA
This is a stretch of genomic DNA from Streptomyces sp. NBC_00285. It encodes these proteins:
- a CDS encoding class I SAM-dependent methyltransferase is translated as MTTQSLAGRLTLCGTAPDTETAALVKEVGLARIVTVLVDEVLFRCDDPVNTMPVDIALEVGHGEETHRTVLRMSRGEPIRVIGDDDPSVCIRRHLQFTLADLVHRLYGPLHAQHSGDFTDVFLPERPADFSRLRDILDSTHQAGGTLLSGCTSQTPGLGALSVRYGSDKWASFHWYTQHYENHFARYRDRPVRILEIGIGGYAGALGGPSLKMWKRYFHRGMVYGLDLFDKSALDQDRLKALTGDQGDAEALRELAEEHGPFDIVIDDGSHENEHVRVSFDALFPYVQPGGLYVIEDLQTSYWPRFGGTPGPTTAPDTSMGLLKRLLDDIHYAEFAPKPDEPRTITQSEVIGVHTYHNIAFIEKGVNGETSIPAWMDDEAWKALGAITPEEGREEAQSR
- a CDS encoding aromatic ring-hydroxylating oxygenase subunit alpha, which gives rise to MTVTTGPAAVHTEETAELLTQLREYLAPVPPQLSMPPRAFTDPGLYELERERIFHRSWVLVGHADQFASPGDYVALDVAGEAVLVARATDGALHATSPVCRHRLMPLVEKGQGNAKDLTCPYHLWRYDMDGRLIAATHMRGNPDFDPASCRLPGFAVEEWHGFVYVNLDPHARPLAPELTVVETEMENYRLDDMVQISTWTEDWHCNWKVAVENGHENYHAIGFHPETVKPLMTGGIDMRVHFDSPVVSRLLSPAGNPVQPTVLPLTEEEQKTLYSFRVFPCGSVATFGETIAWLSLIPASLDRTVVRGGTLMPRRIVEQAGLENLRGPLEEFTARVNAEDRTGLEAVQRGVGSRYAGRGHLSPKEPGVLAFYRSLAEGLCG